A stretch of DNA from Paenibacillus sp. FSL W8-0186:
TCTTTCGCCAATGTAGCCCGACCCAACCCGGGCATGCCGGTCTTTCCGTGAATGTGCTGGATATTTGGAATCATTGAGATGGATTACGGTTAATCCGCTCCAATAATCCAATTCGGCCGCTTTGCGGGCAAAGATATTGTCAGCTTCCCCGACCCACATTCCCGAAGCGAAAGCATGGCAGGTGTCGAGGCAAAAGCCGATGCGTTCGGGCGATTGGCACAGCTTACGGATCTGAACCAGTTCCTCCAAGGTCATGCCCATGTCTCCATGGTCACCGGCCTGATTCTCAATAAGCAGCTTAGCTTTGCCTTCCCAGCCGGACAGCACCTTATTTATACATTGTATAATATTTTGATAACCTTGTAAGGGGTTTTCAGTCTTAAATGTGCCAAAATGGACAATTATTCCCATAGATCCGCATGCTTCTGCAATTTCAAGATCATTCCGCAGCGAATGAACGGTTCTTGCAAACTGATCAGGCGCTGCATGCAAATCGACCGCCAAATTGCTCGGATAGGGAGTATGGGCCACAGACCGTATTCCGTGCTGTTCGCAAAGCGTGCGGCAGCGCTCGGCATCCTGGCGGTCAAAATCTTTCACCGACAAGCTTCTCGGATTTTTTGGAAAATATTGAAACGCGCCTGCACCGGACGAAATCGCGATTTGCGCGGCTCCCGCATATCCGCTGCGGATGCTGAGATGCCCGCCGACGATTGGCTTCTTAGCGGTCATGCTGACAGCCCGGGCTGTAGAAAACCTTTTTGCCGGCAATTTCGGTCTTGACGATTTCGTCCCCGCAGCGGTAGCATTTTTCCCCTTCCCGGTCATACACCTGGCATAGGTCATTGAAACCGCCTGTAAGCTTGTCATCCTTTGTCAACGGAAGCTCCATATAGCCCCCTGCTTCGGTAGCGTGGATCAGAACGTCGCGAACCGCTTGATATAGCGCAGACAAATCGTCCTCGCTCATATTTTGCAGCTTGGCGGATGGCCGCAATCCAGCCGCGTACGCGATCTCATCCGCATAGCAGTTGCCGATTCCGGCAACGATTTCCTGATTTACGAGCGCGGTCTTCAGGCTGCCCCGTCGCTTGCTGAAAATCGCTTTGAACTTCTCTTCGTTCATTTTTCGGTCGAGCAGCTCCGGGCCCAAATCCGACAGCAGCTCCTCCGCTTCCTTTGCGGTATGCAAATGCAAATAACCTAGTCTAAGGCCGATAAAATACAGCACCATGCCGCCTTCGAACGAAATCTCGACTTGCGTGCTGCGGTTCGGACGATCCTCCAAAGTGCCCAGGTACAAAAGTCCGCCAAGCATCAAATGCAGCAAGAGCCGGCGGCCGTTGTCCAAATGAAACAGTAAATGTTTGCCCCGCCGCTCAATAAAAATAACTTGTCTGCCCAGCAAAGCATTCGTAAAAGCTTCAGGCTCCAGATTTACCGACTTCTCCCGGTGAATTGCGATTCTTGTTATAGGCAAATCCAAAATATGCTTGGATAGCTGAATTCGATAATTATCCATTTCCGGCAGTTCCGGCATTGTCATCTTTCCCTTCTCTATCTCATTAACCTATCTTGTTGATTTCAGCGAACTGACGACCAGAGACTGAACATCGGCCAAGCTGTCGCAAATTTGATCCGGCCTCACTCCGGTTTTTGCCTGAAGATCAGACAAATTGCCGCGGGTCGTCACTCCGGTCAACGCCAGTATGGTGCCGCACCCCGCATGGGCTCCGGCTGAGATGTCCGTATACATATTATCGCCAATTACCGCGGCCTCATCAGGACGTACGCCCAAACGGTCCATGGCATGCTTCATCAAAATTTCCGACGGTTTCCCAATGGTGACCGGTTGTACGCCAGAAGCCGCTACGATCGCCGCGGAAATGGTCCCTGCCCCCGGCATTAAGCCATCCTGACCCGGCAGCAGCAAATCCGGGTTCGTCAGCACATATTTCGCCCCGCCTGTAATCCACCTAGCGGCTTGAGCCAGCTTCTCATAGGTAAAGGAGCGATCAATGCCCTGCACCACATATTCAGGCTGCTCCGAATCGATGGTCAACCCGGCCCGCTTCAACGCCTCA
This window harbors:
- a CDS encoding deoxyribonuclease IV; this encodes MTAKKPIVGGHLSIRSGYAGAAQIAISSGAGAFQYFPKNPRSLSVKDFDRQDAERCRTLCEQHGIRSVAHTPYPSNLAVDLHAAPDQFARTVHSLRNDLEIAEACGSMGIIVHFGTFKTENPLQGYQNIIQCINKVLSGWEGKAKLLIENQAGDHGDMGMTLEELVQIRKLCQSPERIGFCLDTCHAFASGMWVGEADNIFARKAAELDYWSGLTVIHLNDSKYPAHSRKDRHARVGSGYIGERGFRKLLQLDQVRGIPWIFESEKGEDGTYREDMERVRRWVKAWC
- a CDS encoding DNA-formamidopyrimidine glycosylase family protein codes for the protein MPELPEMDNYRIQLSKHILDLPITRIAIHREKSVNLEPEAFTNALLGRQVIFIERRGKHLLFHLDNGRRLLLHLMLGGLLYLGTLEDRPNRSTQVEISFEGGMVLYFIGLRLGYLHLHTAKEAEELLSDLGPELLDRKMNEEKFKAIFSKRRGSLKTALVNQEIVAGIGNCYADEIAYAAGLRPSAKLQNMSEDDLSALYQAVRDVLIHATEAGGYMELPLTKDDKLTGGFNDLCQVYDREGEKCYRCGDEIVKTEIAGKKVFYSPGCQHDR
- a CDS encoding TIGR01457 family HAD-type hydrolase, yielding MTNWKAYLIDLDGTMYHGNRMIPGADQLINAMKYNEIPYLFVTNNSSRTPADVAEHLRQLGIPAETEDVCTSAVAAAEYIAGLQPGARVAPIGEHGLIEALKRAGLTIDSEQPEYVVQGIDRSFTYEKLAQAARWITGGAKYVLTNPDLLLPGQDGLMPGAGTISAAIVAASGVQPVTIGKPSEILMKHAMDRLGVRPDEAAVIGDNMYTDISAGAHAGCGTILALTGVTTRGNLSDLQAKTGVRPDQICDSLADVQSLVVSSLKSTR